A single region of the Schistocerca serialis cubense isolate TAMUIC-IGC-003099 chromosome 7, iqSchSeri2.2, whole genome shotgun sequence genome encodes:
- the LOC126412697 gene encoding protein Abitram isoform X2 → MCRFVNKLCVVMGKRHHHKEKQLIKNLAFDVKLNTISMETKDNFVVSPGQDGEKITQSEEQMSPNCASGTSVQLVTDDAKQSLKRVGSNNTEEQCTAVKRECIHNSVIKSERKVKDILPIEKSVDLSVPQLPPWERYFTKRIVGDICLLIHSNRIAVVTLLPTHPVIANSKSVVSVDFAKRADNSVRGKGKRGAQALNVDSALCELLCSDDTKYIIRACIGGKLIEVNFRLMKQPQLLTKRPQAEGYIAIMLPYEPRKQKEKPVCETLIDAEVD, encoded by the exons AGACACCACCACAAAGAAAAGCAGTTGATCAAAAATTTGGCTTTTGATGTGAAGCTAAATACTATCAGTATGGAAACCAAAGATAATTTTGTGGTATCACCTGGTCAGGATGGAGAGAAAATAACTCAGTCAGAGGAACAGATGTCACCAAACTGTGCCAGTGGTACTTCAGTACAATTAGTGACTGATGATGCTAAACAATCTCTGAAGAGAGTGGGCAGCAATAATACGGAGGAACAGTGCACTGCAGTAAAACGTGAATGCATACATAACTCCGTGATAAAGTCAG AAAGAAAAGTAAAAGATATTTTGCCAATTGAAAAGAGTGTGGATTTGTCTGTACCACAGTTGCCGCCGTGGGAACGCTACTTCACCAAAAGAATAGTTGGAGATATCTGTCTGCTGATACATTCCAACCGCATTGCAGTGGTGACACTTCTTCCCACTCACCCTGTTATTGCAAACAGCAAGTCAGTTGTCTCAGTGGATTTTGCCAAACGGGCTGATAATTCTGTCCGTGGGAAAGGAAAGAGGGGTGCTCAGGCACTCAATGTAGATTCAGCACTTTGCGAACTCTTGTGCAGTGATGACACCAAATATATAATACGTGCATGTATTGGAGGAAAGTTGATCGAAGTTAATTTTCGTCTGATGAAACAGCCACAGCTTCTCACTAAGCGGCCTCAGGCAGAAGGATATATAGCAATAATGTTACCATATGAACCACGTAAACAGAAGGAGAAACCAGTATGTGAGACTCTCATAGACGCGGAAGTTGACTAG
- the LOC126412697 gene encoding protein Abitram isoform X3 has product MARCLYVPRHHHKEKQLIKNLAFDVKLNTISMETKDNFVVSPGQDGEKITQSEEQMSPNCASGTSVQLVTDDAKQSLKRVGSNNTEEQCTAVKRECIHNSVIKSERKVKDILPIEKSVDLSVPQLPPWERYFTKRIVGDICLLIHSNRIAVVTLLPTHPVIANSKSVVSVDFAKRADNSVRGKGKRGAQALNVDSALCELLCSDDTKYIIRACIGGKLIEVNFRLMKQPQLLTKRPQAEGYIAIMLPYEPRKQKEKPVCETLIDAEVD; this is encoded by the exons AGACACCACCACAAAGAAAAGCAGTTGATCAAAAATTTGGCTTTTGATGTGAAGCTAAATACTATCAGTATGGAAACCAAAGATAATTTTGTGGTATCACCTGGTCAGGATGGAGAGAAAATAACTCAGTCAGAGGAACAGATGTCACCAAACTGTGCCAGTGGTACTTCAGTACAATTAGTGACTGATGATGCTAAACAATCTCTGAAGAGAGTGGGCAGCAATAATACGGAGGAACAGTGCACTGCAGTAAAACGTGAATGCATACATAACTCCGTGATAAAGTCAG AAAGAAAAGTAAAAGATATTTTGCCAATTGAAAAGAGTGTGGATTTGTCTGTACCACAGTTGCCGCCGTGGGAACGCTACTTCACCAAAAGAATAGTTGGAGATATCTGTCTGCTGATACATTCCAACCGCATTGCAGTGGTGACACTTCTTCCCACTCACCCTGTTATTGCAAACAGCAAGTCAGTTGTCTCAGTGGATTTTGCCAAACGGGCTGATAATTCTGTCCGTGGGAAAGGAAAGAGGGGTGCTCAGGCACTCAATGTAGATTCAGCACTTTGCGAACTCTTGTGCAGTGATGACACCAAATATATAATACGTGCATGTATTGGAGGAAAGTTGATCGAAGTTAATTTTCGTCTGATGAAACAGCCACAGCTTCTCACTAAGCGGCCTCAGGCAGAAGGATATATAGCAATAATGTTACCATATGAACCACGTAAACAGAAGGAGAAACCAGTATGTGAGACTCTCATAGACGCGGAAGTTGACTAG